A DNA window from Aureibaculum sp. 2308TA14-22 contains the following coding sequences:
- a CDS encoding GNAT family N-acetyltransferase, producing MKNQVVKINKTEYKEVVDVWEASVRATHHFLKDGDIEYFKPLILNKYLDAVELRSIRNRNNEIIGFSGVANHNLEMLFIHPDHRGQGIGKRLLEFSINEMEVDKVDVNEDNKQAVGFYLHNGFKTVNRSELDSLGKPYPILHMELIK from the coding sequence ATGAAGAATCAAGTAGTTAAAATAAATAAAACGGAATATAAGGAAGTTGTAGATGTTTGGGAAGCTTCAGTAAGAGCTACTCACCATTTCTTAAAAGATGGAGATATTGAATATTTCAAGCCTTTAATTCTAAACAAATACTTGGATGCAGTTGAGTTAAGATCTATAAGGAATAGAAACAATGAAATCATCGGATTCTCTGGTGTGGCTAATCATAATTTAGAAATGCTATTCATTCATCCTGATCATCGAGGGCAAGGAATTGGAAAAAGATTATTAGAATTTTCCATTAATGAAATGGAAGTTGATAAAGTAGATGTAAACGAAGATAATAAACAGGCCGTCGGATTTTATCTTCATAACGGTTTCAAAACCGTAAACCGATCAGAACTCGACTCTTTGGGAAAGCCCTATCCGATATTGCATATGGAATTAATAAAATAA
- a CDS encoding SIMPL domain-containing protein (The SIMPL domain is named for its presence in mouse protein SIMPL (signalling molecule that associates with mouse pelle-like kinase). Bacterial member BP26, from Brucella, was shown to assemble into a channel-like structure, while YggE from E. coli has been associated with resistance to oxidative stress.), whose product MKSVKTNQLINVKFLALLFVMVSSFSFAQIDKPYIDSNGQVEYEREVEKYSATIIVSEDLAYSSYDQNITFDKIKSDYFDKLKSSNVDVSKLKEDALAYTVLGYRKKGMVYQYETTSQEKFIELLSVGFSGVNINEKYVHYKPLSSQQVEDMSKKAIADAEARATIIAKSAGKKIGQIIYLNNYREESKRGFYSTRDLTDHIFSVSVRYELQ is encoded by the coding sequence ATGAAATCAGTAAAAACAAATCAATTAATCAATGTAAAATTTTTAGCATTACTTTTTGTAATGGTAAGTTCCTTTTCTTTTGCTCAAATAGATAAACCCTATATAGATAGTAATGGGCAAGTTGAATATGAAAGAGAAGTAGAAAAATATTCAGCTACAATTATTGTATCAGAAGATTTAGCCTATAGTAGTTATGACCAAAACATTACTTTCGATAAAATAAAAAGCGACTATTTTGATAAATTAAAGAGTAGTAATGTTGATGTGTCCAAATTAAAGGAAGATGCTTTAGCCTATACAGTCTTAGGTTACAGAAAAAAGGGAATGGTTTATCAGTATGAAACTACCTCTCAAGAAAAATTTATCGAATTGTTATCAGTCGGCTTTTCAGGTGTAAATATAAATGAGAAATACGTTCATTATAAACCATTATCTTCTCAACAAGTGGAAGATATGTCAAAAAAAGCTATTGCTGATGCTGAAGCTAGAGCAACTATTATTGCAAAAAGTGCGGGCAAAAAAATAGGACAGATAATTTACCTTAATAATTATAGAGAAGAAAGCAAAAGAGGGTTTTATAGTACAAGAGACCTTACCGATCATATTTTCAGTGTAAGCGTAAGATACGAACTACAGTAA
- a CDS encoding zinc-binding alcohol dehydrogenase family protein translates to MKYIVCKKPGEFLLKEKENPIRKDGEALLQIKKVGICGTDLHAYTGNQAFFTYPRILGHELATEVLEIDKNEKGIKAGDKVVIMPYLSCNSCVACRNGKTNCCTNIKVLGIHTDGGMQEQITAPVDILLPANHLSDNQMAIVEPLAIGAHAIRRAELKKGEYVVVIGCGPIGIGIAKLAQIEGAKVIVLDMNNNRLQYAKEKIGVDYIINVSDNPVKQVLEITNGELATVVFDASGNKKALETGPSYMAHGGRFVLVGLSKGELTYNHPAIHAKEMTLMCSRNATTEDFKHVINVLDQFPTDSFITHNVHYLDMISNFDSWLNTEAGVIKAMVNFK, encoded by the coding sequence ATGAAATATATTGTGTGTAAAAAACCTGGGGAATTTTTACTGAAAGAGAAAGAAAACCCTATTAGAAAGGATGGCGAAGCACTATTACAAATAAAAAAGGTGGGGATTTGCGGTACTGATTTACATGCGTATACTGGTAATCAGGCTTTTTTCACCTATCCAAGAATTTTAGGTCATGAGTTAGCAACTGAAGTTTTGGAAATTGATAAAAATGAAAAAGGGATAAAAGCTGGAGACAAAGTTGTAATTATGCCTTATCTCAGTTGCAATAGTTGCGTTGCCTGCAGAAATGGTAAAACTAATTGCTGTACAAATATAAAAGTCTTAGGCATACATACAGATGGTGGTATGCAAGAACAAATTACAGCTCCTGTAGATATTTTATTGCCAGCCAATCATTTAAGTGACAATCAAATGGCAATAGTAGAACCCTTAGCTATTGGTGCTCACGCCATTAGAAGAGCAGAGTTAAAAAAAGGAGAATATGTTGTAGTAATTGGTTGTGGACCAATTGGTATTGGTATTGCTAAACTGGCACAAATAGAAGGAGCCAAGGTAATTGTTTTAGATATGAACAATAATAGATTACAATATGCAAAAGAAAAAATTGGTGTAGATTATATTATAAATGTAAGCGATAACCCTGTGAAACAAGTTTTGGAAATAACCAATGGCGAGCTAGCTACTGTTGTATTTGATGCTTCTGGTAATAAAAAGGCATTAGAAACCGGGCCAAGTTATATGGCTCATGGAGGTCGGTTTGTATTGGTTGGTTTATCTAAAGGTGAATTAACATATAACCACCCAGCCATACATGCCAAAGAAATGACTTTGATGTGCAGTAGAAATGCCACTACCGAGGATTTTAAACATGTAATCAATGTATTAGATCAATTTCCCACAGATTCTTTTATTACTCATAATGTTCATTATTTAGATATGATTTCTAACTTTGATAGTTGGCTGAATACTGAAGCTGGTGTTATAAAGGCTATGGTAAATTTCAAATAG
- a CDS encoding HPF/RaiA family ribosome-associated protein: MEVIVQFVKMPTSETMETFVRERLEKLEKKYDWIIKADVFYKLENDPTGKGKICDIRLSLPGPRIFATSDEKSWEAATDETIRDIEKQLKKRKSNMATH, from the coding sequence ATGGAAGTAATTGTTCAATTCGTAAAAATGCCAACTAGTGAGACCATGGAAACTTTTGTAAGAGAGCGTTTAGAAAAATTAGAAAAAAAATATGATTGGATTATTAAAGCAGATGTATTTTACAAATTAGAAAATGACCCAACAGGGAAGGGTAAAATATGTGATATTAGATTAAGCCTACCCGGCCCAAGGATTTTTGCTACTTCGGATGAAAAAAGTTGGGAAGCTGCTACTGACGAAACTATTAGAGACATAGAAAAACAGCTTAAAAAACGTAAAAGTAATATGGCAACGCATTAG
- a CDS encoding c-type cytochrome: protein MKKLLIISVFAFGIISCSSESDDPMEPPVKDVTYKDDVKSIIDSKCISCHASTPQNGAPMALVASAQVKEAIENRDLIGRITNGSMPPGNENLTAAQIQLIEDWEKNSFK from the coding sequence ATGAAAAAATTACTTATCATTTCGGTTTTTGCTTTTGGTATAATATCATGCTCTTCAGAAAGTGATGACCCTATGGAGCCGCCAGTAAAAGATGTTACCTATAAAGATGATGTAAAAAGTATAATTGATAGTAAATGTATTAGTTGCCATGCCAGTACCCCTCAAAATGGTGCTCCAATGGCATTAGTTGCATCTGCACAGGTTAAAGAGGCCATTGAAAATAGAGATTTAATTGGTAGAATTACAAATGGTTCTATGCCCCCTGGGAATGAAAATTTAACAGCTGCTCAAATACAATTAATTGAAGATTGGGAAAAGAACAGTTTTAAATAA
- a CDS encoding RidA family protein yields the protein MVRSTINPETLFNSTQYGFSQITISTPGKIVFISGQVAWDENQNIIGGNDLEKQTRKAIDNLKIAIESVGGTMENIMMLRIYKVDYQKEDGPIITSILKENFGTRNPPASTWVSVKGLANEGFMIEIEAQAVI from the coding sequence ATGGTAAGAAGTACAATTAATCCAGAAACACTTTTTAATTCAACCCAATACGGGTTTTCACAAATTACAATTTCAACGCCTGGGAAAATAGTATTCATCTCTGGTCAAGTTGCATGGGATGAAAACCAGAATATCATTGGAGGAAATGATTTAGAAAAACAAACTCGAAAAGCAATTGATAATCTGAAAATTGCTATTGAATCCGTAGGTGGAACTATGGAAAATATTATGATGCTAAGAATTTATAAAGTGGATTACCAGAAAGAAGATGGACCAATTATCACTTCAATACTCAAAGAAAATTTTGGTACCAGAAATCCACCTGCGAGTACATGGGTTAGTGTAAAAGGACTTGCAAACGAGGGATTTATGATTGAAATAGAGGCTCAAGCTGTCATCTAA
- a CDS encoding UxaA family hydrolase: MSKNYIQIDPHDNIVVAISDLKKGYKATINNKEVILKEDIKSKHKFALNDFNVGDEIFMYGVLIGKATQTIEKGMAITAINCKHTSKEYQDSKKKYSWKAPDISKFKSSIFNGYHRKDGSVGTANYWLVIPLVFCENRNIDVIESALAEALGYQTKKDFTVDTHVLIEQYKNGASAEVILNTPIVTPKEELKRNRLFQNVDGIKFLKHNGGCGGTRQDSDTLCNLLAGYITNSNVAGATILSLGCQNAQISILQDAIKKKDAHFSKSIYFLEQQNSKSERSFIEQAVKQTFIGLTEANKIKRKPAPLSKLILGLECGASDGFSGISANPALGHTSDVLVALGGSAVLSEFPELNGVEQELINRCETVENAKKFTYIMDSYAATAVAVGSGFENNPSPGNIKEGLITDTMKSAGAAKKGGTSPVVDVLDYAEKVTKPGLSLLCTPGNDVESTTGLAGSGCNIIVFTTGLGTPTGNPIAPVLKTSSNTELYKKMNDIIDINAGTVITGEDTIESMGEKILNYIIKVASGEVLVKANLKGQDDFIPWKRGVSL; encoded by the coding sequence ATGTCAAAAAATTATATCCAAATTGATCCCCATGATAATATTGTAGTAGCTATATCCGATTTAAAAAAAGGTTATAAAGCGACAATCAACAATAAAGAAGTAATTCTTAAAGAAGATATAAAATCTAAACATAAGTTTGCCCTGAACGACTTTAATGTAGGCGATGAAATTTTTATGTATGGTGTTTTAATTGGTAAAGCTACTCAGACAATTGAAAAAGGAATGGCAATTACCGCCATAAATTGTAAACATACTTCTAAAGAATATCAAGACTCCAAAAAAAAATACTCATGGAAAGCACCAGATATTTCTAAATTTAAAAGCAGTATTTTTAATGGTTATCACAGAAAAGATGGAAGCGTAGGTACCGCAAATTATTGGCTAGTAATTCCTTTGGTTTTTTGCGAAAACAGAAATATAGATGTTATTGAAAGTGCCTTGGCAGAAGCTTTAGGCTATCAAACTAAAAAAGATTTTACTGTAGATACTCATGTTTTAATTGAACAATATAAGAATGGAGCATCAGCAGAAGTTATTTTAAATACCCCTATTGTTACTCCAAAAGAGGAGCTGAAAAGGAATAGATTATTCCAGAATGTTGATGGTATAAAGTTTTTAAAGCATAATGGAGGTTGTGGTGGTACTCGTCAAGATTCTGATACACTTTGTAATCTGCTGGCAGGCTATATTACTAATAGTAATGTTGCAGGAGCAACTATATTGAGTTTGGGCTGCCAAAATGCACAGATTTCTATTTTGCAAGATGCTATAAAAAAGAAAGATGCCCATTTTTCTAAATCTATTTATTTTTTAGAACAACAGAATAGTAAAAGTGAACGCAGTTTTATAGAACAAGCGGTAAAACAAACGTTTATCGGTTTAACCGAAGCAAATAAAATTAAGCGTAAACCAGCACCTTTAAGTAAATTAATTTTGGGCTTAGAGTGTGGTGCGTCAGATGGTTTTTCAGGCATTTCTGCAAATCCGGCCCTTGGCCACACTTCAGATGTATTAGTTGCTTTAGGCGGAAGTGCTGTTTTGTCAGAATTTCCTGAACTCAATGGTGTAGAGCAAGAATTGATTAATAGATGTGAGACTGTAGAGAATGCTAAAAAGTTTACTTATATAATGGATTCTTATGCTGCGACAGCAGTTGCGGTAGGTTCTGGGTTTGAAAACAATCCATCACCCGGTAATATTAAAGAAGGTTTGATTACGGATACCATGAAATCTGCCGGAGCGGCAAAAAAAGGAGGCACTTCACCAGTTGTAGATGTGTTAGACTATGCAGAAAAAGTAACAAAACCTGGGCTCAGTTTGTTATGTACACCAGGAAATGATGTTGAAAGCACAACGGGCTTGGCAGGATCTGGTTGTAACATTATTGTTTTTACAACGGGTTTAGGTACGCCAACGGGTAATCCAATTGCACCAGTTTTAAAAACTTCAAGTAACACTGAATTATATAAAAAAATGAATGATATTATAGATATAAATGCGGGTACTGTAATAACAGGTGAAGATACAATTGAAAGTATGGGTGAAAAAATACTGAATTACATTATTAAAGTGGCTAGTGGTGAAGTGTTGGTCAAAGCAAATTTAAAAGGACAAGATGATTTTATCCCTTGGAAAAGAGGTGTTTCTTTATAA
- a CDS encoding VOC family protein: MKKIDNEIAIEFLDHVAIRVVDMEASAIWYEKVLGLKRYQLPEWGDFPIFLLSGKSGIALFPANTTDTKLEPTSKNVKIDHFAFNVTSENFEKAKKRYTKLNLEFHIQDHHYFDSIYTKDLDGHTVELTTIKVNEREFYK; the protein is encoded by the coding sequence ATGAAGAAAATAGATAATGAAATAGCAATTGAATTTTTAGACCACGTAGCTATTCGAGTTGTTGATATGGAAGCCTCTGCAATTTGGTACGAAAAAGTATTGGGACTAAAACGTTATCAATTACCTGAATGGGGAGACTTTCCAATCTTTTTACTTTCTGGAAAATCTGGAATTGCATTGTTTCCTGCGAATACAACTGACACTAAACTTGAACCAACTTCAAAAAATGTAAAAATTGACCATTTTGCATTTAATGTGACAAGTGAAAATTTTGAAAAAGCTAAAAAAAGATATACCAAATTGAATTTGGAATTTCACATCCAAGACCATCATTACTTTGATTCGATATACACAAAAGACCTTGATGGACATACTGTTGAATTAACGACTATTAAAGTGAATGAACGAGAATTTTATAAATAA
- a CDS encoding head GIN domain-containing protein: MKNVFKISAVLLLFITTSCMFDGVKGNRNVIKQDRTITSDFDAISVSHGIDVQLTMGSETSLSLEADENLHDLIITEVEDGVLRIYSEKNIWSAKSKKVYLTATDLIKIKATSGADVRSENTISADEFDVRVSSGAGVRLMLDVSDLICNTSSGSDARLKGATGGFMANASSGSNIRAKELVAKSCNADVSSGANISVNVTGKLNASASSGGNVRYSGNPENVQKNSSSGGSIRG; encoded by the coding sequence ATGAAAAACGTATTTAAAATTTCAGCAGTACTACTTCTATTTATAACAACATCGTGTATGTTCGATGGCGTAAAAGGAAATAGAAATGTTATTAAACAAGACAGAACCATCACATCAGATTTTGATGCAATTTCTGTAAGTCATGGTATTGATGTTCAATTGACAATGGGAAGTGAAACTTCGTTATCGTTAGAGGCAGATGAAAACTTGCACGACTTAATTATAACAGAAGTAGAAGATGGAGTGCTGCGTATTTATTCTGAAAAAAATATTTGGAGTGCAAAGTCAAAAAAAGTGTACTTAACCGCAACTGATCTTATTAAGATTAAAGCGACTAGCGGAGCAGATGTACGTTCAGAAAATACAATATCAGCAGATGAGTTTGATGTTAGGGTTTCAAGTGGGGCAGGTGTGAGGTTAATGTTAGATGTATCTGACTTAATTTGCAATACAAGTAGTGGTTCAGATGCACGATTAAAAGGTGCCACTGGTGGGTTTATGGCAAACGCATCAAGTGGTAGCAATATTAGAGCCAAAGAATTAGTAGCAAAATCTTGTAATGCCGATGTTTCTAGCGGAGCCAATATCTCAGTTAATGTTACAGGAAAATTGAATGCAAGTGCTAGTAGCGGGGGTAATGTTAGATATTCTGGCAATCCAGAAAACGTTCAAAAAAATAGCTCTTCTGGTGGTAGTATTAGAGGGTAA
- a CDS encoding nuclear transport factor 2 family protein, producing MYKTLKVNDSLIFDSSFNTCNLKALALLIHEDLEFYHDKSGVLKGKNNFIENTKNGLCKSPNKLRRELLEETLEVFPLNENDGKLYGAIQKGTHRFYQDDKRTGIAYFTHLWIIENDKWLLKRVLSYDHKTE from the coding sequence TTGTATAAAACATTAAAAGTAAATGACAGTTTAATTTTTGATTCAAGTTTTAATACGTGCAACCTTAAGGCTCTAGCATTATTAATACATGAAGACCTTGAATTTTACCATGACAAGTCCGGAGTTTTAAAAGGTAAAAACAATTTTATAGAAAACACTAAAAATGGACTCTGCAAATCGCCAAATAAACTTCGCAGAGAATTATTAGAAGAAACGTTGGAGGTTTTTCCTTTAAATGAAAACGATGGAAAATTATATGGAGCAATTCAAAAGGGGACACATCGATTTTACCAAGACGATAAAAGAACTGGTATAGCTTATTTTACACATCTTTGGATAATTGAAAACGATAAGTGGTTGTTAAAAAGAGTATTGAGTTATGACCATAAAACCGAATAG
- a CDS encoding metallophosphoesterase: MRSYSFFTILLLCLGILIIDILAFIGLQPIIDYINSATIKSTVYIAFWLFTIGLITAILILKVRMDAIHPGRKQLLISSLYGLTISSFIPKILFVIVFAILYFTNSLAVDTKWFVPIVLLSLFAGLLPFLVIVYAIFKAVYRFKVYKENIAFENLPKSFSGLKIVQISDVHIGSFNSRYHILERAVKFINDLEPDIIFFTGDMVNNFAWELKGWATVFKKLKAAQGKFAILGNHDYGDYSEWNTPKEKKDNFESIKYFFKKIDFKLLLNSADIILLNSDKIAIIGVENWGKPPFKQYGDLEKALKDTKNISFKILLSHDPSHWTEEVIDKTNIALTLSGHTHGMQAGFSLRNKKWSPIQYKYKHWAGLYKHKNQYLYVNRGLGWLGFPGRIGMRPEITLLTLNRKQINNPNKQG, encoded by the coding sequence ATGCGATCGTATTCTTTTTTTACCATTTTGTTGTTGTGCCTAGGTATATTAATTATTGATATATTGGCTTTTATTGGTTTGCAACCCATTATAGATTATATCAACTCGGCTACAATTAAAAGTACTGTTTATATTGCTTTTTGGTTGTTTACAATTGGGTTGATAACTGCAATTTTAATTTTAAAAGTTAGAATGGACGCTATACACCCTGGGAGAAAGCAACTATTAATTTCTTCACTTTACGGACTTACTATATCTTCTTTTATACCAAAAATATTGTTTGTAATAGTATTTGCTATACTTTATTTTACAAACTCTTTAGCGGTAGATACAAAGTGGTTTGTCCCTATAGTACTGTTAAGTTTATTTGCCGGACTCTTACCCTTTTTAGTGATTGTGTACGCTATTTTTAAAGCGGTTTACAGGTTTAAAGTCTATAAGGAGAACATAGCATTTGAAAATTTGCCGAAAAGTTTTTCAGGTTTAAAAATTGTTCAGATTTCTGATGTTCACATTGGAAGTTTTAACTCACGTTACCACATCCTAGAAAGAGCTGTAAAATTTATAAACGATTTAGAACCCGATATTATATTTTTTACCGGAGATATGGTAAATAATTTTGCTTGGGAGCTTAAAGGCTGGGCAACCGTTTTTAAAAAATTAAAGGCTGCACAAGGAAAGTTTGCCATTTTGGGAAATCATGATTATGGAGATTATAGCGAATGGAATACACCAAAAGAAAAAAAAGATAATTTTGAGTCAATTAAATACTTCTTTAAAAAAATTGACTTTAAGTTGTTATTAAACAGTGCCGATATAATTTTATTAAACTCAGATAAAATAGCAATTATTGGGGTGGAAAATTGGGGGAAGCCGCCCTTTAAACAATATGGAGATTTAGAAAAAGCTTTAAAAGACACAAAAAATATTTCTTTTAAAATATTATTGTCTCATGATCCTTCTCATTGGACGGAGGAGGTAATCGATAAAACGAATATTGCTTTAACCTTATCGGGTCATACCCACGGCATGCAAGCTGGCTTTAGCCTAAGAAATAAAAAATGGAGCCCAATACAATATAAATACAAGCATTGGGCAGGCCTGTACAAACATAAAAACCAATATTTATACGTAAATAGAGGTTTGGGCTGGTTAGGTTTTCCAGGCAGAATAGGCATGAGGCCAGAAATAACTTTACTAACACTAAATAGAAAGCAGATAAACAACCCCAATAAACAGGGGTAA
- a CDS encoding tyrosine-type recombinase/integrase: protein MDVPIIYEPLKNAKRIKIYIPYELHEVRKSFKQLNSTYWHPNQKLWSIVNTKENLAHVKKIFNGNFSTSAEKLPIPIKEVVLNEKAIDTLLELEKTLTLKHYGQSTISNYKKMFSVFLTKFMHHDLKQISKEQIEQFIFDLIKQNNISESYQNQLINAIKAYYEHVLGLPREYYDIERPKKSKSIPNVLSQQEVLSILQYHTNIKHKAILWTIYSAGLRISELINLRVVDVHSEEGYLFIKDSKGKKDHKTILSDNLVDLLRKYYRLYKPSYWLFEGKTGGKYSTTSVRAIFRKAVTETNSNPWATVHTLRHSFATHCIENNVNLRHLQNMLGHNSPKTTELYTKTIQINNKNISSPLDSLLKK, encoded by the coding sequence ATGGACGTACCTATTATTTACGAACCTTTAAAAAATGCCAAACGTATAAAAATTTATATTCCCTATGAGTTGCATGAGGTAAGGAAATCGTTTAAGCAACTAAATTCTACCTATTGGCATCCCAATCAAAAGTTATGGTCTATAGTTAATACTAAAGAGAACTTGGCTCATGTAAAAAAAATATTTAACGGTAACTTTAGTACAAGTGCTGAAAAACTACCTATACCTATTAAGGAAGTTGTTTTGAACGAGAAAGCTATTGATACACTTTTAGAACTAGAAAAAACGCTGACGTTAAAGCATTATGGACAATCAACCATAAGCAATTATAAAAAAATGTTTTCTGTTTTTTTAACAAAATTTATGCACCATGATCTTAAACAAATAAGTAAAGAACAGATAGAGCAGTTTATATTTGATCTTATAAAACAAAATAATATTAGCGAAAGTTATCAAAATCAGCTTATTAACGCAATAAAAGCATATTATGAGCATGTATTGGGTTTGCCAAGAGAGTATTACGATATAGAACGTCCTAAAAAAAGTAAAAGCATACCTAATGTTCTTAGCCAACAAGAAGTTTTAAGCATATTACAATATCATACCAATATAAAGCACAAAGCTATATTATGGACTATATATAGTGCAGGATTACGAATTTCAGAGTTAATTAATTTAAGAGTGGTTGACGTACATTCAGAAGAAGGCTATCTATTTATTAAAGATAGTAAAGGCAAAAAAGACCATAAAACCATTTTATCTGACAATTTGGTTGATTTATTAAGAAAGTATTATAGACTTTATAAGCCATCATACTGGTTATTTGAAGGGAAAACCGGTGGTAAATACAGTACTACCAGCGTTAGAGCAATATTTAGAAAGGCCGTTACTGAAACTAATTCAAACCCTTGGGCAACAGTACATACTTTACGGCATAGCTTTGCAACGCATTGTATAGAAAACAATGTAAACTTAAGGCATTTACAAAATATGTTAGGACACAATTCGCCTAAAACAACAGAGTTATATACCAAAACCATTCAAATAAACAATAAAAATATAAGTAGCCCACTAGATAGTTTACTTAAAAAATAA
- the trxB gene encoding thioredoxin-disulfide reductase, which produces MSENIERLKCLIIGSGPAGYAAAIYAARADLKPVIYTGLEPGGQLTTTTEVDNYPGYPDGVDGTMMMEDFKKQAERFDTDVRFGLATKVDFSDEEGGIHKVTIDGSKEIEAESVIISTGATAKYLGLPSEERLKGGGVSACATCDGFFYKGQDVIVVGGGDTAAEEATFLAKLCKKVTLLVRRDEMRASKAMQHRVNNTENLEVLYFTELDEVLGDQVVEGVRIVNNQTGEKREIEVTGVFIAIGHKPNTELFKGILDMDESGYLITKGKSTKTKLPGVFAAGDVQDKEYRQAVTAAGTGCMAALDAERYLAALEN; this is translated from the coding sequence ATGTCAGAAAACATAGAAAGATTAAAATGCTTAATAATAGGATCTGGACCTGCAGGTTATGCGGCAGCAATTTATGCAGCAAGAGCAGATTTAAAACCAGTTATATATACAGGTTTAGAACCTGGTGGACAATTGACAACGACCACTGAAGTTGATAACTACCCAGGTTATCCTGATGGTGTAGATGGCACTATGATGATGGAAGATTTTAAAAAGCAAGCTGAACGTTTTGATACAGACGTCAGATTTGGCCTAGCTACCAAAGTAGATTTTAGCGATGAAGAAGGTGGTATACATAAAGTTACTATTGATGGTTCTAAAGAAATTGAAGCAGAAAGTGTAATTATTTCTACAGGTGCAACGGCTAAGTATTTAGGTTTACCAAGTGAAGAACGATTAAAAGGTGGTGGTGTGTCCGCTTGTGCCACTTGTGATGGATTCTTTTACAAAGGGCAAGATGTAATAGTGGTTGGTGGCGGAGATACCGCGGCGGAAGAAGCTACTTTTTTGGCCAAATTATGTAAAAAAGTAACGCTGTTGGTTCGTCGTGATGAAATGAGAGCCTCTAAGGCAATGCAGCATCGGGTTAATAATACTGAAAATTTAGAGGTACTATATTTTACGGAATTGGATGAAGTTTTAGGAGATCAAGTTGTGGAAGGTGTTAGAATTGTTAATAATCAAACAGGCGAAAAGCGTGAAATTGAAGTGACCGGAGTATTTATTGCTATAGGACATAAACCAAATACAGAACTGTTTAAAGGTATTTTAGATATGGATGAATCTGGTTATTTAATTACTAAAGGGAAATCGACAAAAACTAAATTACCAGGTGTTTTTGCTGCAGGCGATGTACAAGATAAAGAGTACAGACAAGCCGTTACTGCTGCAGGTACCGGTTGTATGGCAGCTCTAGATGCTGAAAGGTATTTGGCCGCACTAGAAAATTAA